The genome window GAATCGAGGGCGTGTCCCAGGTCTACTCCGTGTCCGGCGAGTGGGACCTGGTCGCTATGGTCGAGGTGACGGACTATGAAGGTGTCGCGACGGTCGTCACGGAGCACATTACGAAGGTGCCCGGTCTCCGGAGCACTCAGACGCTCACCGCATTCC of Gemmatimonadaceae bacterium contains these proteins:
- a CDS encoding Lrp/AsnC ligand binding domain-containing protein gives rise to the protein MITAIVLIKAEPSSIPQCATRLAGIEGVSQVYSVSGEWDLVAMVEVTDYEGVATVVTEHITKVPGLRSTQTLTAFRAYSKKDLEQAWDIGLE